Proteins encoded within one genomic window of Cyprinus carpio isolate SPL01 chromosome A15, ASM1834038v1, whole genome shotgun sequence:
- the kcne4 gene encoding potassium voltage-gated channel subfamily E member 4 translates to MELARNASALSSQQTNRIALLGGGDSNAYLYIVIVVSFYGVFLVGILLGYLRTKRREKRRTNAFTRLLHEEEQRKWGASQKKHSFSLPAFPALRSTPVPFMLSTGRALEGGRVLAPLACALCSVEQSSVSSLSSVTDVRFAIEEESDSGGHEDPQKTGSEARNSDGATGENLKEAL, encoded by the coding sequence ATGGAGTTGGCGCGCAACGCCTCCGCGCTTTCGTCGCAGCAGACCAACCGAATCGCCTTGCTCGGTGGAGGCGACAGTAACGCGTATTTGTACATCGTCATCGTGGTGTCTTTCTACGGAGTCTTCCTCGTTGGCATCCTGCTTGGTTACCTGCGCACCAAACGGCGCGAGAAGAGGCGCACGAACGCGTTTACGCGGCTTCTGCACGAGGAGGAGCAGCGCAAGTGGGGCGCGAGCCAGAAGAAGCACAGCTTCAGCCTCCCCGCGTTTCCCGCCCTGCGCTCCACGCCGGTGCCGTTCATGCTGAGCACCGGCCGCGCGCTGGAAGGCGGGAGGGTTCTCGCGCCTCTGGCGTGCGCGCTGTGCTCGGTGGAGCAGAGCAGCGTGAGCTCCCTCAGCTCCGTCACGGATGTGCGCTTCGCCATCGAAGAGGAGTCGGACAGCGGCGGTCACGAGGATCCACAGAAAACGGGCTCGGAGGCGCGCAACAGTGACGGAGCGACCGGGGAAAACCTCAAAGAAGCGCTCTGA
- the scg2a gene encoding secretogranin-2, giving the protein MSSSSRCCATGVFILPSLLLLPLFLSLICGVQGATLREHRLSESEPVSYGPASQIRPPPSAEMLRALRYIQSLSQRTPPDPLDDQQDTSDDMESIRSLLQLAAPSQMDRGMEDREEEKDNTQELLQAVLTTLQQTEEHMVPQKTSQKVIAPSQPRYTVQPFPRPKQQLEVETSAENYGRTSWTNPDSRRRHRKFPLVFEDQEQPLKRTNENAEEQYTPQKLATLQSVFEELSGISASKANSRREDGEEDYDNDNDLSRQRKMVLEDIMGTDEWAPLEEQTETEEEERGRHGFNRNLEDDEQEEEDEEDDYVKRSNQPNWFQTGKEEEPEDIAKLVDYYLLKILEKKEQEQQKRQEASKSEQESDREVERKDVDEDDEEEDDEEEREIKPVHSTFPESLSKIITISQKLGIPPEEVLELLHNEKQKDLLGIPKKSRTPYATAHKTFNAAPHRRPLETTEGHSVTQDIMNILKLVNAAQQNNNRPTQPKTSRYYESKTSRDDYDDTAGEEDELANYLALKMFEHGQRRARLVPLRDEDQPVYERGDYFDKSVPQKRPANHENAATGLDNNTMLQILRYLDPESDDADETDSEGKTVPEM; this is encoded by the coding sequence ATGTCATCCTCATCTAGATGCTGTGCAACAGGGGTGTTCATCCTCCCCTCGCTCCTTCTTCTGCCCCTTTTCCTTTCTCTCATTTGTGGAGTACAAGGGGCCACGCTAAGAGAGCATCGCCTGAGCGAAAGTGAACCTGTCTCTTATGGACCAGCATCCCAGATCCGTCCTCCTCCGAGTGCCGAGATGCTCAGAGCTCTACGCTACATCCAAAGCCTCAGCCAGAGAACCCCACCTGATCCCCTTGATGACCAGCAAGACACTTCAGATGACATGGAGAGCATTCGCTCCCTGCTACAACTGGCAGCTCCTTCCCAGATGGATAGAGGCATGGAGGATAGGGAGGAAGAGAAGGACAACACTCAAGAGTTGCTGCAAGCGGTGCTTACCACACTACAACAGACCGAGGAACACATGGTGCCCCAGAAAACCTCCCAGAAGGTCATCGCACCATCTCAACCTCGATACACTGTCCAACCCTTCCCAAGACCAAAGCAACAACTAGAAGTGGAAACTTCAGCTGAGAATTACGGAAGGACCTCGTGGACCAATCCGGATAGCCGGAGACGACACCGGAAGTTCCCACTTGTGTTTGAGGATCAGGAGCAGCCTCTCAAACGGACCAACGAGAATGCAGAAGAACAGTACACACCACAGAAACTGGCGACCCTTCAGTCTGTGTTTGAGGAGCTGAGTGGAATCTCCGCATCTAAGGCCAACAGCAGACGGGAGGATGGTGAAGAAGATTACGATAATGATAACGACTTGTCCAGGCAGAGGAAGATGGTGTTGGAAGACATCATGGGAACTGATGAATGGGCACCTTTGGAGGAACAAACAGAGACTgaagaggaagaaagagggaGGCATGGGTTTAATCGCAACCTTGAGGATGATGagcaagaggaggaggatgaagaggacgATTATGTCAAAAGATCCAACCAACCCAACTGGTTCCAGACAGGAAAAGAGGAGGAGCCTGAGGACATTGCAAAGCTTGTGGACTACTATCTTCTGAAAATCCTCGAAAAGAAAGAGCAGGAGCAGCAGAAAAGACAAGAGGCCAGCAAGAGCGAGCAAGAAAGCGACAGAGAGGTGGAGAGAAAAGAtgtggatgaagatgatgaagaggaggatgacGAGGAGGAGAGGGAAATTAAGCCAGTGCACAGCACATTCCCTGAGTCTTTGTCCAAGATAATCACAATCTCACAGAAGCTAGGAATCCCACCGGAGGAAGTTCTTGAGCTTCTCCATAATGAGAAGCAGAAGGATTTATTGGGAATCCCAAAGAAGTCACGTACACCCTACGCAACCGCTCACAAGACCTTCAACGCAGCACCTCACCGACGGCCGCTCGAGACAACGGAGGGCCACAGCGTCACCCAGGACATCATGAATATCCTCAAGCTGGTAAACGcagcacaacaaaacaacaaccgaCCAACGCAACCGAAAACATCACGTTATTATGAGAGTAAAACCAGCAGGGATGATTATGACGACACTGCTGGTGAGGAAGACGAACTTGCTAATTACCTGGCGTTGAAAATGTTCGAGCATGGACAGAGACGTGCACGTCTGGTGCCATTACGTGACGAGGATCAGCCCGTGTACGAACGCGGTGACTACTTCGATAAAAGCGTGCCACAAAAAAGACCTGCGAATCACGAGAATGCAGCGACAGGATTAGACAACAACACAATGCTGCAAATCCTGCGGTATCTGGATCCGGAGAGCGACGATGCCGATGAAACGGACTCTGAGGGGAAAACAGTCCCTGAAATGTAG